The DNA region GAGAAAAGACTTTACTTGAACTACCACAAAATTCCCCTCAACTATCTTCTTCAAATTTTCGTAACCTAAATTCATCCATACATTCACCTACAAGTATTCATACCTCCTTTTAACTCTATTCATCGTAATGGTAGTGATAATTGGATATGTGACACCATGGCCATTGATCATGTTTGCCGCTCCAAATTTGTTTTCAAAACTTTACTTCAAATTAAAACCATTTTTATCAAACTCCCAATGGTTCCACTATCACCACTAATTACCCAGACACTACtcatttttcacttgatttttaTGTTAACATTGTCCTTTATATACTTGAATTTTATACCAACTTGGTCTGAATACCTAAGTTTGCTTCTTTCCTCGACGGTCACATCAaatttgatttcaaaaaatgCATCATACATGGTAGCCATTCATGGATGATGATTTGGTATAGCTGAGTTACATCAATGATTGCACTTACTCACATTTTCATCTCTCTAAATCCATAACCCTAACCATTTTAACAACAATGTTAATGTTTCCATCATCAGCAAATTATAATACTTGCCATTGTCATTTTGACCATCCTTCTCATGACTTTCTAGTTCATACTAATAAAaaataattccttttataaaaACTAGTACCACATACATTCCTTGTGACAATACTTTCATAACAACACTAATATTTCCCATAATTATAAAGCCACGAAACAAAATAcaaattattaaaaaaataaatgtAATATAATATAAAGGactaaaaaaataaaacaaacaataTTTTTCTATATCATTAATGTgatacaaaaagaaaaaaatatgaCGGTTGGAAAACTAAAGTCTAAATATTTATTATTCTAAAAGATAATACCAATCACAACGACAAATGGAAGTAGTATTTAATAATCCAAGCAGAACTCAAGCATCAAATTATTAAGAGGTCAACATCACGAGAATATTCAAAGACTAAAAAAAAGGTTTAAAATAATAGCCACAAAATGAAGCCACCATGAAAGACACAGAAACTTCCACGACCCTACCTATCTCACACGCAATTGCCGACAATAATCTAAGCATTCATACTATATTTCTTTGTTAACTAATCTCTTTTAACCATTTTTTCAACTTACTTCCAAAACAAGTCATATGAAATTTTTATATATCCCAGTGCTCAGATTCTAATCTCAAGTGTAAGAgttaaatgttttttttttaatattttgcATTTAAAGAGACCAATTCATATCATGATTTTTCATCTAAATGTGAGATcagaacaacaacaacaaaaaccaaaacaattaaaataagaagaaaaaaagtACTTGTGTATATTATATTTTCAAATCCAATCATTTGTGTTAGAACAAAAAAGTACTAATGAACAACATAAAATAAGCACAATATGCTTTACAACTGATTGATTCTCAAATCTAAACCTTTCCAGCAAGAACAGGAATACTTTGTTCATTTCTGAAAAAATTATCAGGATCAACAGCAGTTTTAATCTTAACCAACCTATCAAAATTATTGTTGAAATACTTAGCACCATAAACTTTACCTTCTTCATAACTATTCTTACCAAAACTATTGATCCCAATATCAAGATCTCTATAGTTTATATAAGCACTTCTTGGATTCTTTGACACATAAGGTTCCATGAAACTATAAAGACTCTTAGCTTGATTCAAATAATTCAATGTAGCATTAGGTGCTGGATCATCCCAATTCACTGAAAATTGAATTTTGAACAAGTTCCCGGCACGATGAGGAAAAGGCGTCGCGTCGGCCGGAATCTCGTCCATTCTTCCACCATAAGGATTGAAAACAAATCCAACTTTTCCTAACTCAATCATCTTTTTCCATATCAAATTCAATCCATCTTTTGGAATAGCTTTCTGAACATAATCAGATTTTCTCTTCCCGAAACTCGCTGAATTCAGATTCCTATCCAAAAGACTCTCCGGTTTCGCACCGTTTTTGAATTCGTTGGCGTTGTTGTACCAAAGAACAGAATTAATCCAACTCAATTCAAGACAATCTGTTTTCTTCAATCCTAAAAGTGGGAATTCTTTACCTAGAATTCCCACTAGTTCCTCGGCGCCTCCGAGGAACAAAGCAACAACAGAAGCTCTAAGAGTTTTTGTTCCTTTGACAGTCTTGGAACTTATAGGCTGCAAGAGAAGCCTCATGAAAAGTCTATTATCAGTAGTTGGAGCAACTTGTTGCCATTGAACAACGAGATCAGTGGCATTCTGTTCCAAAGTTTTCTCAATTCTGAAAACAGTAACAGTTTCAGGAACCGATACTAATTTAACAGTATAAGATAAAACAACACCAAAACTAGCACCACCACCACCTCTTATAGCCCAAAAAAGATCTTCTCCCATTGATTTCCTATTCAAAAGCCTTCCTTTAACATCAACAATTTCAGCATCAATGATATTATCAGTAGAAAGACCATATTTTCTCAACATGGTACCATACCCTCCACCACTAAAGTGACCACCAACGCCAACAGTTGGGCACACACCAGCAGGAAAGCCATGAACTTTACTCTTTTCGTAAATTCTATAATAAACTTCACCAAGAGTAGCACCAGCTTGAATAAAAGCAACTTCGTTTTGTATATCAACATTGATTGTTCTTAGattgaacatatcaaggatgatAAAGGGTGATTGGTTTGAGATGTAAGAAATACCCTCGTAATCATGGCCCCCACTTCTGATTTTGATTTGAACGTTAACTGTTTTAGCGCAGATAACTGTGGATTGAATATGAGAGGTTTGTTTTGGAGTAACAATGATTAATGGTTTGGAAGTTGAGGATGTGTTGAAACGCGCGTTACGGATGTAGTTTTGAAGGACAGTGGAAAAGGAAGGGTTTGATTGTGGGAAAACAATGTTGGAGATAGATGGatctgtgttgttttgtttgaGGCAGTTAAGGAAAGTTGTGTAGAAAGATTCTGATGCAGGTGGTGCTGCTAAGGATGTATAGAAAACAGTTAGAAggaaaaaagagagagaaaatagTATTGGTTTTGCCATTGGAATGTTTAGTTTTTGTGAGTTACGTTGTAGTGAATGCGTGCGGTTTTTATAAAAGAAGGATTAACATGTTGTATACTCGTTTCTTTGACATTTTGGGTTGAAACTTCAACAACGCGCCTAACATTGGACTAGACTATGTCGTGAAATTTAATGGTATTTTAATAATCTTGTTTTTTGCTTTTGTTTTGGGAGCTTAGAGCACCACGTGCAgaagatttttttaaaataatcaattttaaaataaaaaaaatcaaaaaaaatctTTATTTCAAAAATATTACAAAAATGAACATATTTGTGCCCTAACATACACATGGATGCCACCCTAGATGACGCCTACCCTTAATTGaagggcaagtcgccactaggagtggcaCTTACAcctattttttatttttatttcttgcttttttttataacttttttaatatgtttttaattatttttttaatttttttaaatcttttttaacttattttaaatttattaatttatatttattataaattatattaatttatattaatacatatatataaataatattatttacaatatatatatatatatatatatatatatatatatatatatatatatatatatatatatatatatatattaatttatatatattaatttaatttataactaaataatattatttataaatgattaaatatattaatttatatacatgtaaataaataatattatgtatatatttgtaaaatacacaagatatatataaacacaatatatttatattaaaataatacacaggacaaatattataaagtttaatcaaaatgcattattaatttgggatttTTTACATAttatgcggtccctggtacgatccgcacgggggaggtctaactactcgtctagacggctcacgtggtggtggtgcttccctattcCCACCCCTAGTCCCCTTGCCatttgccgttgtggttgggtcgaagtcccttcaatgttgtaggaaaggcgggtgccctctgcgccctcaaagctttgtctcggtgggacaaactgactcctgttgggtgcgccctcgaaatgtggcctttggtagttgagggttgaatcgggttggctaaagaacaatgtctgttgtggtgtgtagtagtcttgttggtaatcctcttgtatacctgtgtcggggctaagtggaggactggaagagcccgggacatcgtcgtgatggaagtgttgggattggtgttggtggggggattgagtttgtggtaggtgttgggactgttgatggtggtgggaatgttgaggttggtgttggtaatcttcatgatattggggttgagtttgtggtatgtagtgttgatttggttggggggtggacatgtgttgtggtggttgttgttggtaatacggtggtggtagttgttgttggtaatattgtggtggttgttgttgttgggaatattgtggtggttgttgttgttggaaatatggttgttgcatccggggatcgtccaaatagaacgggtcagacacaatcatttctggatttgtatttgctctataccaatccacatattcccttgtcggcttcatttcgttgggcgccaccggaaattgtagaacatagtgggcacgctctttccacattttacggaACTCCTTTGCAAATGCCTTCCAATTTTGGGCGTACCATtggtggctgacttttttaagatgccaaggttccaaagacattggggggcctgggatttcttgatgcattccgaattgcagtttgacacggtcactttggtgcatctccacagtggtgaaccgcatgataaccgtttttgctgtccaaacaactgcatcttcggggttgggttgatgtttCAATCCCAAATATGGTCTCCACATAAACtgcaaataaaaaaaataaatatgttatttattgagaatgcttgatattaataaattagttagaagatgaatgatttagtggtaatacatcttgtgctcggagacgatccaagagttgacgataaaatattattttatttttcgggataagactgtaatctagtccggttgcaatgaacctaaacaaaaaaagataaataatattatttacaaatatttatagaataagtatacaaaatgaaataacatcataaatttacctagttgcgtaggggaaggagtagacgttaggattttcgggggctagcctcggcaatctccaccacccccatgtttggagcaaaaaagcacatccagaaaatgtatagtggtcattttgtgcatttttacacaaagagctatataggaaagccaatacagcagaactccaactatacgtgcttattctatctatgtcctcgagcaaactcaagtacataaagtttatgctatttcccgtgccttcgggaaatagcaagtttccaaataataaca from Lathyrus oleraceus cultivar Zhongwan6 chromosome 1, CAAS_Psat_ZW6_1.0, whole genome shotgun sequence includes:
- the LOC127074978 gene encoding berberine bridge enzyme-like 21, giving the protein MAKPILFSLSFFLLTVFYTSLAAPPASESFYTTFLNCLKQNNTDPSISNIVFPQSNPSFSTVLQNYIRNARFNTSSTSKPLIIVTPKQTSHIQSTVICAKTVNVQIKIRSGGHDYEGISYISNQSPFIILDMFNLRTINVDIQNEVAFIQAGATLGEVYYRIYEKSKVHGFPAGVCPTVGVGGHFSGGGYGTMLRKYGLSTDNIIDAEIVDVKGRLLNRKSMGEDLFWAIRGGGGASFGVVLSYTVKLVSVPETVTVFRIEKTLEQNATDLVVQWQQVAPTTDNRLFMRLLLQPISSKTVKGTKTLRASVVALFLGGAEELVGILGKEFPLLGLKKTDCLELSWINSVLWYNNANEFKNGAKPESLLDRNLNSASFGKRKSDYVQKAIPKDGLNLIWKKMIELGKVGFVFNPYGGRMDEIPADATPFPHRAGNLFKIQFSVNWDDPAPNATLNYLNQAKSLYSFMEPYVSKNPRSAYINYRDLDIGINSFGKNSYEEGKVYGAKYFNNNFDRLVKIKTAVDPDNFFRNEQSIPVLAGKV